CGCGATCAGACCTTCGTCCGACATGGCCTTCAGCATCTGCTTCAGGCCGATGCGGTCGTCGCCCTTCACGCCGAAGGCGCGGCCGATCTCGCGCTTGCCGGTCTTGCCGGGATTGTCGGCGAGGAAGGCAAGCACCTCCTCACGCGAGGGAAGGCCCCGGGCTTTCTTTTTCGAGCCGGTGTCTTTTTTCGCGGCGCCGGTCTTTTTCGGGGGCTTGCGTGAGGGCAAAGGTCAATCCGCCAGTTCGGAGGCTTTGTCGGTCTTCCTTGCTTTCGCCGCGGGTTTTTTCGCAGGCGCTTTCTTCTTCGCAGGTGCTTTCTTTTTTTCGGGCTTTTTCGCGGGCGCTTTCTTTGCTGCCGGTTTCTTTTCGGCGGCAGGCTTTTTCGCCGCCTTCTTTGCGGCAGGTTTCTTCTTGCCGCTCTTCGCATCTTTTTCGGCGACGAGAGCGAGGGCCTCTTCCAGCGTCACGGCGGCAGGATCGGCGGATTTCGGCAGCGTCGCGTTGGTGGTGCCGTGCTTGATGTAGGGGCCGTATTTGCCTTCGCGGACCTGCACGGGCTTGCCGGTGTCGGGATGGTCGCCCAGTTCCTTCAGCACCTTGCCGGCGCGCTCCTCGGCGCGGATGACTTTTTCGGCGAGGACGGCTATGGCGCGATTGAGCCCGATGTCGAAAAGCTCTTCCGGGTCTTTCAGGTTCGCATAGGTGCCGTCATGCAGCACGAAGGGACCGAAGCGGCCGAGGCCGGCGGTGATCTTCTTGCCGGTTTCGGGATGGATGCCGATTTCCCGCGGCAGCGTCAGCAGGCGCAGCGCGGTGTCGAGATCGACATCTGCGGCGGACATTTTCGCGGGCAGGCCGCTGCGCTTCGGCTTTTCATCGTCGCCGAGCGGCGCGCGCTCGACATAGGGACCGAAGCGGCCGGTCTTCAGCGAGACTTCGGCGCCGGTCTCGGGATCGGTGCCGAGAACGCGGTCGCCCGCCTGTTCTTCGCCTTCGGCGCCGACAGTGAGCTGGCGCGTGAATTTGCAGTCCGGATAATTCGAGCAGCCGACAAAGGCGCCGAAGCGGCCGACCTTGAGCGAGAGGATGCCGTTGCCGCATGACGGGCAGGCACGCGGGTTGGAACCGTCTTCCTTTTCGGGGAAGACGTGCGGGCCAAGAACCTCATTGAGACGGTCGAGCACCTCGGTGATGCGCAGCTCCAGCGCCTCGGCGACGTTGACCGTGAATTCCTTCCAGAATTCGCGCAGCAGGTCTTTCCAGTCGAGCTCGCCGGCCGACACCTTGTCGAGCTTTTCTTCCAGTTCCGCCGTGAAGTCGTATTCGACATAGCGGGTGAAGAAGTTTTCGAGGAAGGCGGTGACGAGGCGGCCCTTGTCCTGCGGCACGAGGCGGTTCTTGTCCATGTGGACATAGTCGCGGTCGCGCAGCGTTTGCAGAGTCGAGGCGTAGGTAGAAGGACGGCCGATGCCGAGTTCTTCCATCCGCTTGACGATGCTCGCCTCGGTGAAGCGGGGCGGCGGCTCCGTGAAATGCTGTTCGGGACGGACCTTCTCGAGGCCGAGCTTGTCGCCGCGGGCGACCTTCGGCAGGCGGCCGCCATCCTCGCCATCATCCGGCTCGTCGCGGCCTTCCTGGTAGAGGCGCAGGAAACCGTCGAAGACGATGACGGAACCGGTGGCGCGAAGGCCGATGGGCGCGTCGTCCGCCTCGATCTCGATGGTGGTGCGCTCAAGCTGCACGCTTTCCATCTGGCTGGCGATGGTGCGGTTCCAGACGAGTTCGTAGAGGCGGCGCTGGTCGTCGTCGAGATATTTCGCGGCATGTTTCGGCAAACGCGAGAGATCGGTCGGACGGATCGCCTCATGCGCTTCCTGCGCGTTCTTCGCCTTGGTGGTGTAGACGCGGGGCGCATCCGGCAGATAGGCCTCGCCGAACTCGTTGTTGATGACGGTGCGTGCCTGCGCGATGGCCTCAGGGGCGATCTGCACGCCGTCGGTTCGCATATAGGTGATGAGGCCTGTCGTTTCGCCGTCGATCTCCACGCCCTCATAGAGGCGCTGGGCGACCTGCATGGTGCGGCTCGCCGAGA
Above is a window of Parvibaculum lavamentivorans DS-1 DNA encoding:
- the topA gene encoding type I DNA topoisomerase, producing the protein MDVVIVESPAKAKTINKYLGKGFKVLASYGHVRDLPSKDGSVLPDQDFAMAWDVDAKSQKRLNEIATAVKGADRLILATDPDREGEAISWHVLEVLNKKKVLKDVEVQRVVFNAITKKSVTEAMEHPRGLDKELIDAYLARRALDYLVGFTLSPVLWRKLPGSRSAGRVQSVALRLICDRELEIEAFRSQEYWTVEADMKTGGGSPFVARLTVLDGKKLDKFDIPDKKSADDIEARIKASRFSVKSVESKPTRRNPNPPFTTSTIQQEASRKLGFSASRTMQVAQRLYEGVEIDGETTGLITYMRTDGVQIAPEAIAQARTVINNEFGEAYLPDAPRVYTTKAKNAQEAHEAIRPTDLSRLPKHAAKYLDDDQRRLYELVWNRTIASQMESVQLERTTIEIEADDAPIGLRATGSVIVFDGFLRLYQEGRDEPDDGEDGGRLPKVARGDKLGLEKVRPEQHFTEPPPRFTEASIVKRMEELGIGRPSTYASTLQTLRDRDYVHMDKNRLVPQDKGRLVTAFLENFFTRYVEYDFTAELEEKLDKVSAGELDWKDLLREFWKEFTVNVAEALELRITEVLDRLNEVLGPHVFPEKEDGSNPRACPSCGNGILSLKVGRFGAFVGCSNYPDCKFTRQLTVGAEGEEQAGDRVLGTDPETGAEVSLKTGRFGPYVERAPLGDDEKPKRSGLPAKMSAADVDLDTALRLLTLPREIGIHPETGKKITAGLGRFGPFVLHDGTYANLKDPEELFDIGLNRAIAVLAEKVIRAEERAGKVLKELGDHPDTGKPVQVREGKYGPYIKHGTTNATLPKSADPAAVTLEEALALVAEKDAKSGKKKPAAKKAAKKPAAEKKPAAKKAPAKKPEKKKAPAKKKAPAKKPAAKARKTDKASELAD